A genomic window from Fibrobacterota bacterium includes:
- a CDS encoding AAA family ATPase, with product MDQISSSLAAILQNMDGRAFALGERIAKLHEGMDQAGLLHQFRAVLRSDLRQVFALMGHDEDISSRELLALACLDSGLVQGESLQDRIRAQGSPHPRSTSEFLEMEIARQRESVREHSTKIGIQLPRWMEQFEDNLELSSLLGELAQGLYSYFGLVVRLDGTITNQELSAFRAFWDAYRPLKDAASLLPSPRGIQLQPSGPSNGGRPEWIAPARVGATPDIRPQAQAASPIPDRDWISLPTAPVEVPPPTDRQREQILAEALKDLDSLTGLANVKSEIRKLSNLLKMQTLRRQRGLTEIPVALHVVFAGNPGTGKTTIARIYARILQGLGLLAKGHLVEVDRAGLVAGYMGQTAEKVDSAIQRALDGVLFIDEAYGLVGDDDSDYGHEAIATLLARMENHRDRLVVVAAGYTEQMAGFLDSNPGLRSRFSRTWEFPDYTSSEMAGIFLALCAKHQIELHKDATQAMAHRIGEITQDPDMGNARAIRNLFEAAISRQADRLASLATISDAELRTLHAQDLTGT from the coding sequence ATGGACCAGATCTCTTCCTCCCTTGCCGCGATCCTGCAGAACATGGATGGAAGGGCCTTCGCTTTGGGGGAGCGGATCGCCAAGCTCCACGAGGGCATGGATCAGGCGGGCCTTCTGCACCAGTTCCGAGCCGTTCTACGCAGCGACCTCAGGCAAGTCTTCGCGCTCATGGGGCACGACGAAGACATTTCCTCCCGCGAGCTGCTCGCGCTTGCCTGTTTGGACAGCGGATTGGTGCAGGGCGAGAGCCTCCAGGATCGAATCCGCGCACAGGGATCCCCCCATCCCCGCTCGACCAGCGAATTCCTGGAAATGGAAATCGCGCGCCAGCGGGAATCCGTCCGCGAGCACTCGACAAAAATCGGCATCCAACTGCCCCGCTGGATGGAGCAATTCGAGGACAATCTCGAGCTGTCCTCCCTCCTGGGAGAGCTCGCCCAGGGGCTCTACTCCTATTTCGGACTGGTCGTGCGGCTGGACGGGACCATCACCAACCAGGAATTGTCCGCTTTCCGCGCCTTCTGGGACGCCTATCGCCCCCTCAAGGACGCCGCATCGCTCTTGCCTTCCCCCCGGGGCATCCAGCTGCAGCCATCAGGACCTTCCAACGGCGGTCGGCCCGAATGGATAGCTCCGGCGCGTGTTGGCGCCACCCCTGACATCCGCCCCCAGGCCCAGGCGGCCTCCCCTATCCCCGATCGCGATTGGATCTCCCTTCCCACCGCGCCGGTGGAAGTCCCTCCGCCGACGGATCGCCAGAGGGAGCAGATCCTGGCCGAGGCGCTGAAGGACCTGGATTCCCTGACCGGACTCGCCAACGTGAAATCGGAAATCCGGAAACTGTCCAATCTGCTGAAGATGCAGACCTTGCGCCGGCAGCGCGGGCTGACCGAAATCCCCGTGGCGCTGCACGTGGTGTTCGCGGGAAACCCGGGCACGGGCAAGACCACCATCGCCCGCATCTACGCCCGGATCCTCCAAGGCCTTGGCCTGTTGGCCAAGGGGCATCTGGTGGAAGTGGACCGCGCCGGATTGGTGGCCGGGTACATGGGTCAGACGGCGGAGAAGGTGGACTCAGCCATCCAACGCGCCTTGGACGGAGTCTTGTTCATCGACGAAGCCTATGGCCTGGTGGGCGACGACGACTCCGATTACGGCCATGAAGCGATCGCCACCTTGCTCGCCCGCATGGAAAACCACCGTGACCGCCTGGTGGTGGTGGCCGCCGGGTACACCGAGCAGATGGCCGGATTCCTGGATTCCAACCCCGGGCTTCGCTCCCGCTTCAGCCGGACCTGGGAATTTCCCGATTACACCTCCTCCGAAATGGCCGGGATCTTCCTCGCCTTGTGCGCCAAGCACCAGATCGAGCTTCACAAGGATGCCACCCAGGCCATGGCACACCGCATCGGCGAGATCACCCAAGACCCCGACATGGGCAACGCCCGGGCCATCCGGAACCTCTTCGAAGCCGCCATTTCACGGCAAGCCGACCGCTTGGCGAGCCTGGCGACCATCTCGGATGCCGAACTGCGAACCCTCCACGCCCAAGACCTGACCGGGACCTGA
- a CDS encoding DUF445 family protein — translation MNASLLPFLLPPVVGALIGWGTNWLALKMLFRPIRPVKIGPWSIQGVIPRRQGALAANLGAMVERELVSHHDLAKALTNPELLESLKPLVLAESKRFAEERLPGLHPMVAMFLTQGMKDKVAEMLATELGAMIPRIAEGAGQALEVHVPVRDMVRTKVEAMSPRAMEEMLFSILAKEFGFIEWSGAVLGGLVGLAQTGLMLLLR, via the coding sequence ATGAACGCTTCCCTCTTGCCCTTTCTGCTGCCACCGGTCGTTGGTGCTCTCATCGGATGGGGCACCAACTGGCTGGCCTTGAAGATGTTGTTTCGTCCCATCCGGCCCGTGAAGATCGGGCCATGGTCCATTCAAGGTGTGATCCCACGCCGGCAAGGCGCTCTCGCGGCGAACTTGGGAGCCATGGTGGAGCGCGAACTGGTGAGCCACCACGATCTGGCCAAAGCGCTGACCAATCCTGAATTGCTGGAGTCTCTCAAACCGCTGGTGCTGGCCGAATCCAAACGCTTCGCCGAGGAACGCCTACCCGGCTTGCACCCGATGGTGGCCATGTTCCTGACCCAAGGCATGAAGGACAAGGTCGCGGAAATGCTCGCCACCGAACTTGGAGCCATGATCCCTCGGATCGCCGAAGGAGCCGGCCAAGCCTTGGAAGTCCACGTGCCCGTGCGCGACATGGTCCGCACCAAGGTGGAAGCGATGTCCCCCCGGGCCATGGAAGAGATGCTCTTTTCCATCCTGGCCAAGGAGTTCGGTTTCATCGAATGGAGCGGCGCCGTGCTGGGCGGCCTGGTGGGCCTGGCCCAGACAGGCTTGATGCTGCTCCTGCGCTGA
- a CDS encoding YicC family protein, whose protein sequence is MTNIRSMTGFGTGSASAGTRTVRLEVRSVNGRFMELQIRLPRPLQTHEFALREVIQGKVGRGSVTVQGTLETSGEGQAGGVDWTRLAEELRDIRKAAGISDELILSDLLRWAATRKVEDLPEPNDPALKDALLQAAAAALVEHDAFRQREGAALEADLLTRLGRIEESACKIPALARATLEKVRENLETRIREYLDGKEFDEARVAQEIGHMSERLDVQEEMTRLSTHIAAFRKTLVDGGAVGKRIGFLLQEMLRETNTTGSKCQDASITALVISMKEDLEAIREQALNLE, encoded by the coding sequence ATGACCAACATTCGCAGCATGACCGGTTTCGGCACCGGAAGCGCATCGGCGGGCACTCGTACGGTGCGCCTGGAAGTTCGTTCCGTGAACGGACGCTTCATGGAGCTCCAGATCCGTCTCCCGCGCCCGCTCCAGACCCACGAGTTCGCCCTGCGTGAAGTGATCCAGGGCAAGGTCGGACGCGGCTCGGTCACCGTCCAAGGCACCCTGGAGACCTCCGGCGAAGGCCAGGCGGGCGGCGTGGACTGGACCAGACTCGCCGAGGAGCTCCGCGACATCCGCAAGGCCGCCGGCATTTCCGACGAACTCATCCTGTCCGACTTGCTGCGCTGGGCCGCCACCCGCAAGGTGGAAGACCTCCCCGAGCCCAACGACCCGGCCTTGAAGGATGCTCTTTTGCAAGCGGCCGCGGCGGCCCTGGTGGAACACGACGCTTTCCGTCAACGCGAGGGTGCGGCTCTGGAAGCCGATCTCCTGACGCGACTGGGCCGCATCGAGGAATCCGCCTGCAAGATTCCCGCCTTGGCTCGTGCGACCTTGGAGAAGGTGCGTGAGAATCTGGAAACTCGCATCCGCGAGTACCTGGACGGCAAGGAATTCGACGAAGCCCGTGTGGCCCAGGAAATCGGGCACATGTCCGAGCGCTTGGACGTGCAGGAAGAGATGACTCGCCTTTCCACCCACATCGCCGCCTTCCGCAAGACCTTGGTGGACGGAGGGGCCGTGGGCAAGCGCATCGGTTTTCTCCTGCAGGAGATGCTGCGCGAAACCAACACGACCGGCTCCAAGTGCCAGGACGCTTCCATCACCGCCCTGGTCATTTCCATGAAGGAAGACCTGGAAGCCATCCGCGAGCAAGCCCTCAACCTGGAATGA